From the Bradyrhizobium ontarionense genome, the window TCGCTTCGTGTTCATCCGCGATGGCTTCCATCTCTGGGCCGCCGTGCTCGGCGCCGTCTGGCTGGCCTGGCACCGACTATGGCTGGCGATGCTCGGCTGGGCCGTGCTGATGATCGCGCTCGACGTGATCCTGGTGCGTGTCGGCGTCAGCGGCGGCGCGATTGCCGGCATCGATCTGTTGTTCGCAATCCTGCTCGGTTTCGAAGCCTCCAGCCTCGAGCGCTGGAGCTACTCGCGCGGCAATTGGCGCCAGCTCGACATCGTCGTGGCCGATGATCTCGATGCCGCGGAACGGCGCTTCTTCGAGCGCTGGGCCGCCCGGCGCAGCACCATCGGCTACGACAACCATACGGTCGATCGCGGAGCGGCTCCGCCCACACGCGACAACGGCAACGGACAGCGCCCGCCGCCGCCCCTGCCCCACGCCAGCATCATTGGCTTGTTTCCCGAACCCGGAGGTGGACGATGAGTGTTGCGATCATCGATTACGGCTCCGGGAATCTGCATTCGGCCGCCAAGGCGTTCGAACGCGCCGCGCGCGGCATGGAGGATCCGCAGAAGATCATCGTGACGCGCGATCCCGACACGGTTTATCGCGCCGATCGTATCGTGCTGCCGGGTGTTGGCGCCTTTGCGGATTGCCGCCGCGGGCTGGATTCGGTGGACGGCATGCTCGAAGCGATGACAGAAGCCGTTCGCCACAAGGCGCGGCCGTTCTTCGGCATCTGCGTCGGCATGCAGCTGATGGCGACGCGCGGCAAGGAGCACGTCACGACCAATGGCTTTGATTGGATCGCAGGCGATGTCGAGAAGATCGCGCCACGCGACGAGAGCCTGAAGATTCCCCACATGGGCTGGAACACGCTCGACCTGGTGCAGGAGCATCCGGTGCTGGAGCGGCTGCCGCTTGGGCCGAAAGGCCTGCACGGCTATTTCGTGCACTCCTATCACTTGAAGGCGATCAACGAGAACGATGTGCTGGCACGCGCCGACTATGGCGGGCCGATCACGGCGATCGTCGGCAAGGACACTGCGATCGGCACGCAATTCCACCCCGAGAAGAGCCAGCGTTTCGGTCTCGCTTTGATCTCCAACTTCCTGAAATGGAAGCCGTGAGCGCTTTCGTCCTGTTCGCCTCAGAGGCGGGCAGGGCGCGTGCTTGAAAGACAACTCAGATGATTCTGTTTCCTGCCATCGATCTGAAGAACGGCCAGTGCGTGCGCCTGGAGCAGGGCGACATGGCGCGCGCCACCGTGTTCAACCTCGATCCCGCCGCCCAGGCCAGGAGCTTCGCTGACCAGGGCTTTGAATATCTCCACGTCGTCGATCTCGACGGCGCCTTCGCCGGCAAGCCTGTCAATGCGCAGGCCGTCGAAGCGATGCTGAAAGTCGTCAAGATGCCGGTGCAGCTCGGCGGCGGCATCCGCGATCTCAAGACCGTTGAAGCCTGGCTCAACAAGGGCATCACCCGCGTCATCATCGGCACCGCCGCGGTGCGCAATCCCGAACTGGTGAAGACCGCAGCCAAAGCGTTTCCAGGCCGCGTCGCCGTCGGGCTGGATGCCCGCGACGGCAAGGTCGCGGTCGAAGGCTGGGCCGAGACCTCCGAGGTCACGGCGCTCGATATCGCCAAACGTTTCGAGGACGCCGGCGTCGCCGCGATCATCTTCACCGACATCGCGCGCGATGGTCTGCTCAAGGGCTTGAACCTCGAAGCCACGATCGCGCTCGGCGACGCCATCTCGATCCCGGTGATCGCCTCCGGCGGCCTCGCCTCGATCGAGGACGTCCAAGCGATGCTGTCGCCGCGTGCGAAAAAGCTCGAAGGCGCCATCGCCGGCCGTGCGCTCTATGACGGCCGGCTCGACCCGGCGGAGGCGCTTGCGCTGATCCGTGCGGCGCGCGCTGCGTAGGAGATTGGTACGATGTTCAAGGTCCGCGTTATTCCCTGTCTCGACGTCAAGGACGGACGGGTCGTCAAGGGCGTCAACTTCGTCAATCTGCGCGACGCCGGGGACCCGGTCGAGGCGGCCATCGCCTATGACGCCGCCGGCGCCGACGAGCTCTGCTTCCTCGACATCACCGCGACCCATGAGAACCGCGGCATTATGCTCGACGTTGTCCGGCGTACGGCGGAGGCCTGCTTCATGCCGGTGACCGTCGGCGGCGGTGTGCGAACCATCGACGACATCAAGACGCTGCTGCGCTCGGGGGCCGACAAGGTCTCGATCAATTCGGCTGCGGTGAACAGGCGCGAATTCGTCAAAGAGGCGGCCGAGAAGTTCGGCGAGCAGTGCATCGTCGTGGCGATCGACGCCAAGTCCGTCGCCCGGCCAGGCGGCGGGACGCGCTGGGAGATATTCACCCATGGCGGCCGCAAATCGACCGGCATCGACGCCCTGGAATTTGCCCAGGAGGTGGTATCGCTGGGCGCCGGCGAGATCCTGCTGACCTCGATGGACCGCGACGGCACGCGGCAGGGCTTCGACCTGCCGCTGACCCGGGCGATCGCCGACAGCGTGCCGGTCCCTGTCATCGCCTCCGGCGGCGTCGGCAACCTGGATCATCTGGTCGAGGGCATCCGCGAGGGCCGCGCCACCGCGGTGCTTGCCGCATCCATCTTCCATTTCGGGGAATTTACCATCCGGCAGGCCAAGGAGCACATGGTGCGCCAAGGCCTGCCGATGCGGCTCGATCCCTGACGACATTGCGCCGCAAAAATGTTACATGAACGCTGGCTCACCCGCCTCCAAGGGTGGGCCTACGTTTCGAGCACTGGCTGATGTCCCGCTTCACGCTTCACGATCTGGCTGCCATCATCGACGCGCGCGCCGCGGCGGGCGGCGAGGCGTCCTATACGCGCAAGCTGCTCGACAAGGGCCCATCGCAATGCGCCAAGAAGATGGGTGAGGAGGCGGTCGAGACGGTCATCGCGGCGATCGGCGAGGATCGCGAGAACCTGATCGCGGAGAGCGCCGATCTGCTGTTTCACTTGCTGGTGCTGTTGAAATCGCGGGACGTCCGTCTCGACGAGGTCGAGGCGACTCTGGCCAAACGGACGGGTATGTCCGGACTTGAAGAAAAAGCGGCGAGGAAGAAAGACTAGCGCCGCGCGCTCGGGGAAACGAAGGGCAGCGTCATGGATATGCGCACTGTCGACCAACAATATAATCCGTATCGGGTGTTTACCCGCGAGCAATGGTCGGAGCTGCGCAACGACACGCCGATGACGCTCGAGCCCGGCGAGTTTTCCAAGCTCCGTTCGATGCACGACCGCCTCGATCTCAAGGAGGTCGAGGACATCTACCTGCCGCTGTCGCGACTGCTGTCGATGTATGTCGATGCGGCACAGCGGCTGTACTACGCGCAGCGCCAGTTCCTCGGCATCCGCGACCGCAAGATGCCCTACATCATCGGCGTCGCCGGTTCGGTGTCGGTCGGCAAGTCCACCACCGCACGCGTGCTGCAGGCATTGCTGGCGCGCTGGTCGCCGCGGCCGAAGGTCGACCTCATCACCACCGACGGTTTTCTGTATCCGAACGCGGTGCTGGAGCGGCAGGGCCTGATGCAGAAGAAGGGCTTTCCGGAAAGCTACGATCTGCCGCGCCTGCTCGGCTTCCTCTCTGACATCAAGGCCGGCCGCCATCAGGTGCGCGCGCCGGTCTACTCGCATCTCACCTACGACATCGTGCCCAATCAGTGGGTCGAGATCGATCAGCCCGATATCCTCATCGTCGAAGGGGTGAACGTGCTGCAGACCGGGCCGCTGCCGCGCGACGGCAAGGCCGTGCCCGTCGTCTCCGACTTCTTCGATTTCTCCGTCTATATCGACGCCGACGAGGCGGTGCTGCGCAAATGGTACGTGAAGCGCTTCCTGTCGCTGCGCGACACCGCGTTCCATGATCCCAGGTCCTACTTCAACCGCTATGCGCTGCTGTCGGACGAAGAGGCCATCGCCACCGCGATCGCGATCTGGGAGCGCACCAACCTCGCCAATCTCGAGGACAACATCCTGCCGACGCGGCCGCGCGCGACGCTCATCCTGAAGAAGGGCGCCGACCACGAGGTCGAGTCGGTGGCGCTGCGGCGATTGTGAGCTCGGCCGTTGAGCTTTGCGAGATCGCGTAACGTGTCGGGGAACGAATAGTCTCTCCGTCATTCCGGGGCGCGCGTAGCGTGAGCCCGGAATCCATAGCCACAGCCGGTCACGTGGAGCGAGATGCCGGTGGCGCTTACCTTCAACTCATCACGGTCTGGGGCTATAGATTCCGGGCTCACTCACGCTGCTTCAAAATGGCTTCGCCATTTTGCGCGCGAATGCCCCGGAATGACGCGGGGAGGGAGCGTGCGCTGCGTTGGTAGTTGCAGGGCCGATCCGTTCCAACTCATCATTTACGCCGCGACCTGTCGCGCCGCCGCCAGATTGGCCAGCGCCTCGTCCAGCTTGTCCCTGTCGATCGGCTTCACCAGGAAGCCGTCCATGCCCGCCTCGAAGCAGGCGTAGCGATCCTCCACCAAGGCGTTGGCCGTCAGCGCCAGGATCGGTGTGCGCGGGCCGGGCTCGGCGGCTTCATGCGCGCGGATGCGTTTGGCCGCAGCGATGCCGTTCAGGCGCGGCATCTGCACATCCATCAGGATCAGGTCATAGGGCGTGCCGGCCGAGCGGGCGGCCGCCCAGGAGTCCAGGGCCGCTTCGCCGTGCGCGGCGATCACGGCCTGATGGCCGAGCTTGGTCAGCAGCGAGCGCATCAGCAGGGCGTTGATGTCGTTGTCTTCAGCCACGAGGATCGACAGGCCCGTTCCGCCGCCAGCAACCAGAGAAGGGGACAGGGCGATGATGGGCTCCTCGGCGAGCGCCGCTGTCGTCGCGTCGGGCGCGACGGCAAGGCGGCCGGCGAGGGACGCGGCGCGCAGCGGCTTGACGAGATAGCCGTTGAATGGCGCAGCCGGCATCAGCTCGTGGCGGCTCACGGGCGTCACCAGCACGATCAGCCGCGTCGTATGATGTTGCGCGGTCTCGCCCAGGCGTCGCGCCGTATCGCTGCCGATCGCATCGTCGACCAGCACGGTGTGCCACGCCCGCTCCGGCAGCAGGGCCGCGGCCACCTCCGTCTCGGCGACGAGACAGGTCTGTGCGCCCCAGTTCTGCAGCCGTCGCTCGATCAGCTCGGCCTGCAGGCCAGCCGGCGCGATCAGCATGATCGATTGGCCGGTCAGGTCGGGGCCGCGGAAGCTGTTCTGCTCACCGCGCTCCAACGCCGGCGGCAGCGGCACGGACACCTCGAAGGTGGAGCCTGTGCCCAGCGCGCTCTGCAGCGAGATGCGGCCGCCCATCCGCTTGACGATCCGGTCCGAGATCGCAAGGCCAAGGCCGGTGCCGCCGAAGCTGCGCGCGACACTGTCGTCGGCCTGCTCGAACTCGCGGAAGATGCGCTGTTGCGCGTCGGCGGCAATGCCGATGCCGGTATCGCGCACCTGGAAGCTGATCTCGTTCGGCCAGATTCCCGGCTCGGCGATCAGCGCGACGCCGCCGGATGTCGTGAACTTGATGGCATTGCCGGCGAGGTTGAGCAGCACTTGGCGGAGGCGCGCCGCATCGCCCGTCACCCATGTCGGCAACCGCTCATCCATGTAGGCCGCCATTTCGAGCTGCTTGGCCTGGGCGCGGGGCGCCAGGAGTTCGGTGATTTCCTCGATCAGCGCCACCAGCGAGAACGGCTGCGCTTCGAGCGCCAGCTTGCCGGCCTCGATCTTGGAATAGTCGAGCAGCTCCTCGATCAACGACATCAGGGCCTCGCCGGAGGTTCTGACCGCTTTGGCATAGGTGGTCTGCTCCGGCGTCAGCTGTGTCTCGAGCAATAGCCCGCTCATGCCGAGGATGCCGTTCAGCGGCGTGCGGATCTCGTGGCTCGCCATCGCCAGGAAGCGCGAT encodes:
- a CDS encoding DUF2628 domain-containing protein, producing the protein MPVYTVHAPLAAGADPRSTDRFVFIRDGFHLWAAVLGAVWLAWHRLWLAMLGWAVLMIALDVILVRVGVSGGAIAGIDLLFAILLGFEASSLERWSYSRGNWRQLDIVVADDLDAAERRFFERWAARRSTIGYDNHTVDRGAAPPTRDNGNGQRPPPPLPHASIIGLFPEPGGGR
- the hisH gene encoding imidazole glycerol phosphate synthase subunit HisH translates to MSVAIIDYGSGNLHSAAKAFERAARGMEDPQKIIVTRDPDTVYRADRIVLPGVGAFADCRRGLDSVDGMLEAMTEAVRHKARPFFGICVGMQLMATRGKEHVTTNGFDWIAGDVEKIAPRDESLKIPHMGWNTLDLVQEHPVLERLPLGPKGLHGYFVHSYHLKAINENDVLARADYGGPITAIVGKDTAIGTQFHPEKSQRFGLALISNFLKWKP
- the hisA gene encoding 1-(5-phosphoribosyl)-5-[(5-phosphoribosylamino)methylideneamino]imidazole-4-carboxamide isomerase, which gives rise to MILFPAIDLKNGQCVRLEQGDMARATVFNLDPAAQARSFADQGFEYLHVVDLDGAFAGKPVNAQAVEAMLKVVKMPVQLGGGIRDLKTVEAWLNKGITRVIIGTAAVRNPELVKTAAKAFPGRVAVGLDARDGKVAVEGWAETSEVTALDIAKRFEDAGVAAIIFTDIARDGLLKGLNLEATIALGDAISIPVIASGGLASIEDVQAMLSPRAKKLEGAIAGRALYDGRLDPAEALALIRAARAA
- the hisF gene encoding imidazole glycerol phosphate synthase subunit HisF, which codes for MFKVRVIPCLDVKDGRVVKGVNFVNLRDAGDPVEAAIAYDAAGADELCFLDITATHENRGIMLDVVRRTAEACFMPVTVGGGVRTIDDIKTLLRSGADKVSINSAAVNRREFVKEAAEKFGEQCIVVAIDAKSVARPGGGTRWEIFTHGGRKSTGIDALEFAQEVVSLGAGEILLTSMDRDGTRQGFDLPLTRAIADSVPVPVIASGGVGNLDHLVEGIREGRATAVLAASIFHFGEFTIRQAKEHMVRQGLPMRLDP
- a CDS encoding phosphoribosyl-ATP diphosphatase, which encodes MSRFTLHDLAAIIDARAAAGGEASYTRKLLDKGPSQCAKKMGEEAVETVIAAIGEDRENLIAESADLLFHLLVLLKSRDVRLDEVEATLAKRTGMSGLEEKAARKKD
- the coaA gene encoding type I pantothenate kinase; amino-acid sequence: MDMRTVDQQYNPYRVFTREQWSELRNDTPMTLEPGEFSKLRSMHDRLDLKEVEDIYLPLSRLLSMYVDAAQRLYYAQRQFLGIRDRKMPYIIGVAGSVSVGKSTTARVLQALLARWSPRPKVDLITTDGFLYPNAVLERQGLMQKKGFPESYDLPRLLGFLSDIKAGRHQVRAPVYSHLTYDIVPNQWVEIDQPDILIVEGVNVLQTGPLPRDGKAVPVVSDFFDFSVYIDADEAVLRKWYVKRFLSLRDTAFHDPRSYFNRYALLSDEEAIATAIAIWERTNLANLEDNILPTRPRATLILKKGADHEVESVALRRL
- a CDS encoding PAS domain-containing hybrid sensor histidine kinase/response regulator encodes the protein MGLMFRIRLRLRRFLRRHRTVVTILRSLMIFSAGFGGAYGFIKASLSENSGYNPHTFAIGASFLFALACVGLATLSMRLRFVAKKMQKIALHNEVLADRNWELQEAEQRARNLFEQQGDLIVMRDAGDRIVFVNDAYCQMAGLDRENLLGSQFAFELIEQGDGALEPSGTRVHDQRIESAIGPRWIAWREALVRADAGQPALLQCVGRDVTDRTETERALADARDQANAASRAKSRFLAMASHEIRTPLNGILGMSGLLLETQLTPEQTTYAKAVRTSGEALMSLIEELLDYSKIEAGKLALEAQPFSLVALIEEITELLAPRAQAKQLEMAAYMDERLPTWVTGDAARLRQVLLNLAGNAIKFTTSGGVALIAEPGIWPNEISFQVRDTGIGIAADAQQRIFREFEQADDSVARSFGGTGLGLAISDRIVKRMGGRISLQSALGTGSTFEVSVPLPPALERGEQNSFRGPDLTGQSIMLIAPAGLQAELIERRLQNWGAQTCLVAETEVAAALLPERAWHTVLVDDAIGSDTARRLGETAQHHTTRLIVLVTPVSRHELMPAAPFNGYLVKPLRAASLAGRLAVAPDATTAALAEEPIIALSPSLVAGGGTGLSILVAEDNDINALLMRSLLTKLGHQAVIAAHGEAALDSWAAARSAGTPYDLILMDVQMPRLNGIAAAKRIRAHEAAEPGPRTPILALTANALVEDRYACFEAGMDGFLVKPIDRDKLDEALANLAAARQVAA